The following DNA comes from Nocardioides panzhihuensis.
ATCGCCTCCAGAGAGGCGAGCGAGACCTCGTCGGCGCGCGGGTAGGTGAAGGCGACATGGCGGAACCGCACCGAGGCGGCGTCCCGGGGCACCTCGGCCGCGTCCGGCTTCTCCTGGATCAGCGAGGGCAGGTCGAGAACCTCGAAGACGCGATCGAACGAGACCAGCGCGGTCATCACGTCGATGCGTACGTTGGAGAGCGCCTGCAGCGGCCCCAGCAGCCTCACCAGCAGGAGACCGAGCGCGGTGAGCGTGCCGAGGGTGACCTCGCCCTGAATCACCATCCACCCACCGAAGCCGTAGACCAGGGCCGTCGCCAGCGCCGGGACCAGCTGCATGGTCGCCCCGAACATACGGGTCAGCAGCGCGATCCGGATCCCCAGACGACGTACGACGTCGGCACGCTGCGCAAAGGCGGCGTCCTCATCCTCGCGGCGGCCGAAGAGCTTGAGCAGCAGCGCCCCGCCCACATTGAACCGCTCGGTCATCGTGGTCGCCAGCGCCGCGTTGCCGTCCATCTGCTCGCGGGTCAGACCCGCCAGCTGGCGACCGACCCAGCGAGAGGTCAGGAACAGGATCGGGAACAGCGCGACGCACATCAGCGTCACCTGCCACGACAGCACCATCATCGCCGCGCCCACCACGACCACCGAGATCAGGTTGGAGACGCTGTTCGACAGGGTCGAGGTGAATGCCCGCTGCGCGCCGAGCACGTCGGTGTTGAGCCGGCTCACCAGAGCACCGGTCTGCGCGCGGGTGAAGAAGGCCAGCGACTGCCGTTGGACGTGCCCGAAGACCTGAGTACGCAGGTCGAAGATGAGTCCTTCGCCGATCCGCGTCGAGAGCCAGCCCGAGATGACCCCGAAGATCATGTCGACCACGGCCACCAGCGCCATCGCAGCGGCAAGCCAGATGACCAGCGTGACGTTCTTCTGGAGCACACCGTCGTCGATGATCCGCTGGGTCAGCAGCGGGGTGACCACCACCAGCGCGGCGTCGAAGATCGTGAACAGCAAGAACGCGCCGAGCAGAGCTCGGTGGGGCCGGGCGTAGGAGACGACCCGCTTCAGGGTGCCCTTCGGCAGGCCGCGCTCGAGAACCGTCCGGTCGGCACGCAGGTTGCGCATGATCCCGCCGCCGCCCATCGCTCCACCGGACGCACCGAAACCTGGACCCATTTGTGACACCCCGTCACCTTAGTCGCCCGCGGCCGTCCGGCCGCGCCGAGGAGGCATCGGCGAATTATGGTCAAAATCACCTCAGATAGGTGACCAAGCGCTCAGTTGGTGGTAAGAAGTGGTGCGCGTGTGTGCGCCGGCTCCGGGGGTTGGTTCAGGACATCCAGACAGCCCCGAACCCGCGGTCTCATGCCCTGACTGCTCACCCCCACACCAGGTGCCTGACATGACCCGACCGACACTGGACCGACTCCGCCGAGCCGGTCCATGGTTCTGCAGTACCGCGATCCTCCTCTTCGTCGCGCTCTCCCCCGTCATCTTCGTCACCGCCAGCGATGACGAGTGGCTCTGGCGCTGGATCCTCGCCGGCGTACCCGTCGTCGCCCTCACCCTGTGGCTGACCGCGATGGCGTACGACTCCGAGCCCAAGCGGACTCCCGCCGAAGCGTCACCCGCGTCGACCGAAGCGTCAGCCCCGCCGGCCGAAGCGTCACTTACGTCGGCCGAGTCGGCATCGGATGACATCTCGGCCGACGTAAGTGACGTCTCGGCCGACCTGCCTGACGTCTCGGCCGACCTGCCTGACGTCTCGGCCGACCTGCCTGACGTCTCGGCCGACGTACCTGACGTCTCGGCAGGGCGGGGTGGGGAGGCTGGGATGCGGGTGGCGGTGCTGTCGCTGTCCCGCAAGGTGCAGGCCTCCGCGCACCGGATCCAGGAGGAGTCGACGCGGATGGTGGCGAGGTTCCCTGCGGAGCCGGACGTGCTCGAGGCCGGGATGCGGGTCGACCACGCGGCGGCGCAGCAGGCGCGGCTGGCGCAGAGCATCGCCACGCTGTGCGGCGAGCAGCCCGGGCAGCACTGGCGTGACCCGCTCCCCATCGCGGATGTCGTTCGCGGGGCAGCCGGCCGGATCACCGCCTATCGACGGGTCCGCGTCGAGGGCGACCCGCCGGTCGCGGTCCAAGGCGCCTACGTCGAGCCGCTGATCCACCTGGTCGCCGAGCTGCTGGCCAACGCGACCCAGTCCTCGCCACCGGCGACCGAGGTGCTGGTCACGATCCGTTCCGTACGCCGCGGCGCGGCCCTCGAGATCGACGACGCGGGCGTCGGGATGGACGAGACCAACCTGGCCTGGATGCGGGAGATCGCCTCCGGCACCCGGCAGGTACGCCTGCACAATCTCGGCGAGATCCCGCAGACCGGCCTCGCGGTGGTCGGCACCTACGTACGCCGTCACGGGTTTCGGGTCGACCTGACCGAGTCCGTCCACGGCGGCCTGCGGGTAGCCGTTCTCGTCCCCGAGGCGATGATCGCCCCGATGAGCGCGGACATCCCCGAGCAGGTCGCGCCACCTACCCCGGCCCCGACCGCCCTCCCCCCGCAAGAGCAGCACCAGCCGTCGTCGTTCACGTCCGACGGCCTGCCACAGCGCCGGTCGAAACGCGGCG
Coding sequences within:
- a CDS encoding ATP-binding protein; the protein is MTRPTLDRLRRAGPWFCSTAILLFVALSPVIFVTASDDEWLWRWILAGVPVVALTLWLTAMAYDSEPKRTPAEASPASTEASAPPAEASLTSAESASDDISADVSDVSADLPDVSADLPDVSADLPDVSADVPDVSAGRGGEAGMRVAVLSLSRKVQASAHRIQEESTRMVARFPAEPDVLEAGMRVDHAAAQQARLAQSIATLCGEQPGQHWRDPLPIADVVRGAAGRITAYRRVRVEGDPPVAVQGAYVEPLIHLVAELLANATQSSPPATEVLVTIRSVRRGAALEIDDAGVGMDETNLAWMREIASGTRQVRLHNLGEIPQTGLAVVGTYVRRHGFRVDLTESVHGGLRVAVLVPEAMIAPMSADIPEQVAPPTPAPTALPPQEQHQPSSFTSDGLPQRRSKRGERPATGQPRAAGSQVVAPRSEPTAEQAGAWMSSFLSTAAETDPAPESQWRRP
- a CDS encoding ABC transporter ATP-binding protein; the protein is MGPGFGASGGAMGGGGIMRNLRADRTVLERGLPKGTLKRVVSYARPHRALLGAFLLFTIFDAALVVVTPLLTQRIIDDGVLQKNVTLVIWLAAAMALVAVVDMIFGVISGWLSTRIGEGLIFDLRTQVFGHVQRQSLAFFTRAQTGALVSRLNTDVLGAQRAFTSTLSNSVSNLISVVVVGAAMMVLSWQVTLMCVALFPILFLTSRWVGRQLAGLTREQMDGNAALATTMTERFNVGGALLLKLFGRREDEDAAFAQRADVVRRLGIRIALLTRMFGATMQLVPALATALVYGFGGWMVIQGEVTLGTLTALGLLLVRLLGPLQALSNVRIDVMTALVSFDRVFEVLDLPSLIQEKPDAAEVPRDAASVRFRHVAFTYPRADEVSLASLEAIARPESREVREVLTDIDFAAEPGEMVALVGPSGAGKSTITHLIARLYDVRSGSVEVGGQDVREVTLESLEAAVGYVTQDAHMFHDTVRGNLLYARPGASDEEVWAALEAAQIAAVIEALPDGLDTVVGDRGYRLSGGERQRLAIARLLLKAPHIVVLDEATAHLDSESEAAVQTALDAALAGRTSIVIAHRLSTIRAADRILVIEAGRVVESGTHESLLADGGLYSELYETQFRR